One window of the Oncorhynchus mykiss isolate Arlee chromosome 5, USDA_OmykA_1.1, whole genome shotgun sequence genome contains the following:
- the LOC110523531 gene encoding crk-like protein isoform X2: protein MFDPSDRSSWYFGPVSRQEAQNRLQGQRHGMFLVRDSSTCPGDYVLSVSENSKVSHYIINSLPSMRFKIGDQEFDHLPALLEFYKIHYLDTTTLIEPAPRYPSTAIGTSPIQTMGGPEDNLEYVRTLYDFTGSDAEDLPFKKGEILIILEKPEEQWWSAKSKEGRMGMIPVPYVEKLVRPSPHPGQPPHGSRNSNSYGIPEPAHAYAQPQTPSPLPPGTPGAVITPLPSMQNGPVMAKAIQKRVPCAYDKTALALEVGDIVKVTRMNISGQWEGEVNGRRGLFPFTHVKIMDPQNPDESE, encoded by the exons AT GTTCGATCCGTCGGACCGGTCCAGTTGGTATTTTGGGCCGGTGTCGAGACAGGAGGCGCAGAATAGATTACAAGGACAGAGGCATGGCATGTTTTTGGTTCGGGATTCTTCAACCTGCCCTGGCGACTATGTGCTGTCAGTATCTGAAAATTCCAAAGTGTCCCACTATATCATCAACTCCTTACCAAGCATGAGGTTCAAAATTGGAGATCAAGAATTTGATCACCTCCCAGCACTTTTGGAGTTCTATAAAATCCACTACCTGGATACGACTACACTGATAGAACCTGCCCCCAG GTACCCAAGCACAGCTATAGGCACCAGCCCCATTCAGACGATGGGCGGCCCAGAAGACAACCTGGAGTATGTGCGGACTCTGTACGACTTCACGGGCAGCGATGCTGAGGACCTGCCCTTTAAGAAGGGGGAGATCCTGATCATCCTGGAGAAGCCTGAGGAGCAGTGGTGGAGTGCCAAGAGCAAGGAGGGCCGCATGGGCATGATCCCTGTGCCCTATGTGGAGAAGCTGGTGCGACCCTCCCCTCATCCTGGCCAGCCTCCTCACGGCTCCCGCAACTCCAACAGCTATGGCATCCCCGAACCGGCCCACGCTTACGCTCAGCCTCAGACCCCCTCGCCCCTTCCCCCTGGCACCCCCGGAGCGGTCATCACCCCCCTGCCCTCCATGCAGAATGGGCCAGTCATGGCTAAGGCCATCCAGAAACGAGTGCCCTGTGCCTATGACAAGACGGCCCTGGCTCTAGAG GTGGGTGATATAGTCAAAGTGACGAGGATGAACATCAGCGGTcagtgggagggagaggtgaATGGCCGGAGGGGTCTCTTCCCCTTCACCCATGTCAAAATAATGGACCCCCAGAATCCGGATGAGAGTGAATGA
- the LOC110523531 gene encoding crk-like protein isoform X1: MSSARFDPSDRSSWYFGPVSRQEAQNRLQGQRHGMFLVRDSSTCPGDYVLSVSENSKVSHYIINSLPSMRFKIGDQEFDHLPALLEFYKIHYLDTTTLIEPAPRYPSTAIGTSPIQTMGGPEDNLEYVRTLYDFTGSDAEDLPFKKGEILIILEKPEEQWWSAKSKEGRMGMIPVPYVEKLVRPSPHPGQPPHGSRNSNSYGIPEPAHAYAQPQTPSPLPPGTPGAVITPLPSMQNGPVMAKAIQKRVPCAYDKTALALEVGDIVKVTRMNISGQWEGEVNGRRGLFPFTHVKIMDPQNPDESE, translated from the exons ATGTCATCTGCAAGGTTCGATCCGTCGGACCGGTCCAGTTGGTATTTTGGGCCGGTGTCGAGACAGGAGGCGCAGAATAGATTACAAGGACAGAGGCATGGCATGTTTTTGGTTCGGGATTCTTCAACCTGCCCTGGCGACTATGTGCTGTCAGTATCTGAAAATTCCAAAGTGTCCCACTATATCATCAACTCCTTACCAAGCATGAGGTTCAAAATTGGAGATCAAGAATTTGATCACCTCCCAGCACTTTTGGAGTTCTATAAAATCCACTACCTGGATACGACTACACTGATAGAACCTGCCCCCAG GTACCCAAGCACAGCTATAGGCACCAGCCCCATTCAGACGATGGGCGGCCCAGAAGACAACCTGGAGTATGTGCGGACTCTGTACGACTTCACGGGCAGCGATGCTGAGGACCTGCCCTTTAAGAAGGGGGAGATCCTGATCATCCTGGAGAAGCCTGAGGAGCAGTGGTGGAGTGCCAAGAGCAAGGAGGGCCGCATGGGCATGATCCCTGTGCCCTATGTGGAGAAGCTGGTGCGACCCTCCCCTCATCCTGGCCAGCCTCCTCACGGCTCCCGCAACTCCAACAGCTATGGCATCCCCGAACCGGCCCACGCTTACGCTCAGCCTCAGACCCCCTCGCCCCTTCCCCCTGGCACCCCCGGAGCGGTCATCACCCCCCTGCCCTCCATGCAGAATGGGCCAGTCATGGCTAAGGCCATCCAGAAACGAGTGCCCTGTGCCTATGACAAGACGGCCCTGGCTCTAGAG GTGGGTGATATAGTCAAAGTGACGAGGATGAACATCAGCGGTcagtgggagggagaggtgaATGGCCGGAGGGGTCTCTTCCCCTTCACCCATGTCAAAATAATGGACCCCCAGAATCCGGATGAGAGTGAATGA
- the LOC110523531 gene encoding crk-like protein isoform X3, giving the protein MFLVRDSSTCPGDYVLSVSENSKVSHYIINSLPSMRFKIGDQEFDHLPALLEFYKIHYLDTTTLIEPAPRYPSTAIGTSPIQTMGGPEDNLEYVRTLYDFTGSDAEDLPFKKGEILIILEKPEEQWWSAKSKEGRMGMIPVPYVEKLVRPSPHPGQPPHGSRNSNSYGIPEPAHAYAQPQTPSPLPPGTPGAVITPLPSMQNGPVMAKAIQKRVPCAYDKTALALEVGDIVKVTRMNISGQWEGEVNGRRGLFPFTHVKIMDPQNPDESE; this is encoded by the exons ATGTTTTTGGTTCGGGATTCTTCAACCTGCCCTGGCGACTATGTGCTGTCAGTATCTGAAAATTCCAAAGTGTCCCACTATATCATCAACTCCTTACCAAGCATGAGGTTCAAAATTGGAGATCAAGAATTTGATCACCTCCCAGCACTTTTGGAGTTCTATAAAATCCACTACCTGGATACGACTACACTGATAGAACCTGCCCCCAG GTACCCAAGCACAGCTATAGGCACCAGCCCCATTCAGACGATGGGCGGCCCAGAAGACAACCTGGAGTATGTGCGGACTCTGTACGACTTCACGGGCAGCGATGCTGAGGACCTGCCCTTTAAGAAGGGGGAGATCCTGATCATCCTGGAGAAGCCTGAGGAGCAGTGGTGGAGTGCCAAGAGCAAGGAGGGCCGCATGGGCATGATCCCTGTGCCCTATGTGGAGAAGCTGGTGCGACCCTCCCCTCATCCTGGCCAGCCTCCTCACGGCTCCCGCAACTCCAACAGCTATGGCATCCCCGAACCGGCCCACGCTTACGCTCAGCCTCAGACCCCCTCGCCCCTTCCCCCTGGCACCCCCGGAGCGGTCATCACCCCCCTGCCCTCCATGCAGAATGGGCCAGTCATGGCTAAGGCCATCCAGAAACGAGTGCCCTGTGCCTATGACAAGACGGCCCTGGCTCTAGAG GTGGGTGATATAGTCAAAGTGACGAGGATGAACATCAGCGGTcagtgggagggagaggtgaATGGCCGGAGGGGTCTCTTCCCCTTCACCCATGTCAAAATAATGGACCCCCAGAATCCGGATGAGAGTGAATGA